The Providencia sp. PROV188 genome includes a region encoding these proteins:
- the baeS gene encoding two-component system sensor histidine kinase BaeS, with protein sequence MKLKLSSLSTRLFIAIFATCLLLVAIMHQGVRMGFQHGFIDYIKENDQQRAELLALALAEQYEERESWRFLAVDERMFFRILRNVDNQHQGQGHGGGHKRMRGMFWVYDTKDNLIWGRDLPPPDQVIRVPVKTSRGATVGWLVASYESGISNQLDQRFDTQQMHISWVIAGLSLFVALLVTLFLARGFLKPITRLLEGTQQLAKGNFSARISEIGQDELGQLAKDFNHLASTLEKNEQMRRDYMADISHELRTPLSVLRGELEAVQDGVRQATPETINSLLNETQTLIKLVNDLHQLSLSDRGSLVYRMESIDIIPIIEMNLGQAKWRLEDRQLTLETHFSSHSHLFADPDRINQLFYNLMENSLRYTDPHGKIAVNVSQHDQQLVITWEDSAPGLSVEECQRLFERFYRVEVSRNRASGGSGLGLAICYNIVEAHNGTISAAPSPLGGVKITIQIPITTQEEQ encoded by the coding sequence ATGAAGCTTAAACTCTCGAGCCTCAGTACTCGGTTATTTATCGCTATTTTTGCCACCTGTTTGCTGCTGGTTGCTATCATGCATCAAGGGGTCAGAATGGGCTTCCAGCATGGTTTTATTGACTATATAAAAGAGAATGACCAGCAACGTGCTGAGTTACTCGCTTTGGCGCTTGCCGAACAATATGAGGAGCGAGAAAGTTGGCGTTTTTTGGCGGTTGATGAGCGGATGTTTTTCCGTATTTTACGCAATGTCGATAATCAGCACCAAGGGCAAGGTCATGGCGGTGGTCATAAGCGAATGCGCGGTATGTTTTGGGTTTATGACACCAAAGACAACCTCATTTGGGGGCGTGACCTCCCCCCACCGGATCAAGTCATCCGCGTGCCAGTTAAAACGAGCCGAGGAGCAACCGTCGGCTGGCTAGTTGCCAGTTATGAAAGTGGTATCAGCAACCAATTAGACCAACGTTTTGATACCCAGCAGATGCACATTAGCTGGGTAATTGCAGGGCTATCTCTGTTCGTGGCGCTGTTAGTAACCCTATTTTTAGCTCGCGGCTTTTTAAAGCCCATCACCCGATTATTGGAAGGTACTCAACAGCTCGCTAAAGGCAATTTCAGCGCACGGATATCTGAGATTGGCCAAGATGAGTTGGGGCAATTGGCAAAAGACTTTAACCATCTCGCCTCGACGTTAGAAAAAAATGAGCAAATGCGCCGCGATTATATGGCGGATATTTCCCATGAATTACGCACCCCGCTCTCCGTTTTACGCGGAGAACTTGAAGCTGTGCAAGACGGCGTACGCCAAGCGACTCCTGAAACCATCAATTCCCTACTCAATGAGACTCAAACACTGATAAAACTGGTCAATGACCTGCATCAGCTTTCGTTATCCGATAGAGGCTCCTTGGTTTATCGTATGGAATCTATCGATATTATCCCGATTATTGAGATGAATTTAGGGCAAGCCAAATGGCGATTGGAAGATAGACAACTGACGTTAGAAACTCACTTTTCCTCCCATTCCCACCTATTTGCTGACCCTGACCGCATCAACCAACTGTTTTATAATTTGATGGAAAACAGCCTGCGCTATACAGATCCTCACGGCAAAATTGCCGTCAACGTGAGCCAACATGACCAACAACTAGTGATCACGTGGGAAGATAGCGCGCCGGGATTAAGTGTTGAAGAGTGCCAGCGTCTGTTTGAGCGATTTTACCGTGTAGAAGTTTCTCGTAACCGTGCGAGTGGCGGCTCAGGTTTGGGACTGGCGATTTGCTATAATATTGTCGAAGCCCATAACGGGACTATTTCTGCTGCCCCCTCTCCACTCGGTGGCGTGAAGATAACCATTCAAATTCCCATTACGACGCAGGAGGAGCAATAG
- the mdtC gene encoding multidrug efflux RND transporter permease subunit MdtC produces MKRFFALFISRPVATTLISVAITLCGALSFLFLPVAPLPQVDYPVIRVTASLPGASPETMASSIATPLERSLGSIAGLNEMTSSSSLGRTSITLEFDLTKDINNAAREVQAALNAAQNLLPSGMPSRPRYYKSNPSDAPIMILTLTSKTLSTGEMYDVASTRLAQRIAQIDGVSEVAVGGGSLPAVRVELNPTALFNQGVSLDAVRSAISSANVRQPQGYINNDDNRYQVQTNDELKKAADYRPIIVHYSNGNAVKLSDVAVVKDSVQDVRAAGMSSGEPAVLIIIRREAGANIIETVKRIREELPEFKDMIPAAIDLQVAQDRTPTIKASLAEVERALMIAIALVILVVLLFLRSGRATLIPAIAVPVSLIGTFTAMYLCGFSLNNLSLMALTVATGFVVDDAIVVLENISRHIENGRKPFIAAVKGVSEVGFTVVSMSISLVAVFIPLLLMDGLVGRLFREFAITLSTAIGISLIISLTLTPMMCAHLLKKRGSANTKQRGFGRVLIRLQESYAVTLNWVLSHRRSVLAVLIAAIGLNVYLYISIPKAFFPEQDTGRLLGFVRADQSISFQSMKQKMTSFMQQVKADPAVDSVTGFTGGSRVNSGSMFISLKPLDERKESANSVINRLRMKLANEPGANLFMMPVQDIRVGGRQSEASYQFTLLADELDALRSWEPAIRRALGDLPQLTDVNSDKEDKGAEMALTYDRDLMAQLGIDVRDANNLLNNAFGQRQISTIYEAMNQYKVVMEVAPEYTQDVSSLDKMFVVNKQGEAIPLSYFARWQPANAPLSVNHQGLSAASTISFNVADGYTLNDAIVAVEKTMTALGVPSTVRGTFAGTAQVFQDTLKSQLFLILAAIVTVYLVLGILYESYIHPLTILSTLPSAGVGALLALELFDTPFSLIALIGIMLLIGIVMKNAIIMVDFALQAQRNANLSAKEAILRASLLRFRPILMTTLAAIFGALPLMLGTGDGAELRQPLGIAIVGGLVMSQLLTLFTTPVVYLSFDSLRQRFSRKAPSMQEKSHEA; encoded by the coding sequence ATGAAACGCTTCTTTGCTTTGTTTATTAGCCGTCCGGTGGCGACCACGTTAATCAGTGTCGCCATTACTCTGTGCGGTGCATTGAGCTTTCTGTTTTTACCTGTGGCGCCATTGCCACAGGTAGACTACCCTGTGATAAGGGTGACAGCGTCACTTCCTGGCGCCTCCCCTGAAACCATGGCATCCTCTATCGCGACACCGCTTGAGCGCTCATTAGGTAGTATTGCTGGGTTAAATGAGATGACCTCGAGCAGTTCGTTAGGGCGAACCTCCATTACCTTAGAGTTTGATTTAACCAAAGATATCAATAATGCCGCGCGGGAAGTACAAGCGGCGTTGAATGCCGCACAAAATTTATTACCTAGCGGCATGCCAAGTCGACCACGTTACTATAAATCAAACCCATCTGACGCGCCGATTATGATTTTAACCCTCACATCAAAAACCTTAAGTACCGGGGAAATGTATGATGTGGCATCCACACGCTTAGCTCAGCGTATCGCGCAAATCGATGGGGTCAGTGAAGTTGCCGTAGGGGGTGGTTCTCTTCCTGCTGTGCGTGTAGAACTCAACCCAACCGCTCTATTTAATCAAGGGGTTTCCCTTGATGCTGTGCGCTCTGCCATCAGTAGTGCCAACGTGCGCCAGCCCCAAGGTTATATTAATAATGACGATAATCGCTACCAAGTCCAGACTAATGACGAACTGAAAAAAGCCGCCGATTACCGTCCGATTATTGTGCATTACAGCAATGGCAATGCCGTCAAACTCAGTGATGTAGCCGTCGTAAAAGATTCCGTCCAAGATGTGCGAGCCGCAGGGATGTCCAGTGGTGAACCGGCGGTTTTGATCATTATTCGCCGCGAAGCGGGTGCCAATATCATTGAAACTGTCAAACGCATTCGCGAAGAACTTCCTGAATTTAAAGATATGATCCCCGCCGCTATTGATTTACAGGTTGCTCAAGACAGAACACCCACAATCAAAGCGTCGCTGGCAGAGGTTGAACGGGCGTTAATGATTGCGATTGCGCTGGTGATCCTCGTCGTATTGCTATTTTTACGTTCAGGGCGTGCCACTTTAATTCCCGCTATTGCGGTACCTGTCTCGTTAATTGGTACCTTTACCGCCATGTATTTATGCGGGTTTAGCCTCAATAACTTGTCATTGATGGCCTTAACTGTCGCCACCGGATTCGTAGTGGATGATGCCATTGTAGTGTTAGAGAACATTTCTCGGCACATTGAAAATGGTCGAAAACCGTTTATCGCGGCGGTTAAAGGGGTTTCTGAGGTTGGCTTTACTGTTGTTTCTATGAGTATTTCTTTAGTGGCAGTGTTTATCCCACTGTTATTGATGGATGGATTAGTTGGGCGATTATTCCGCGAATTTGCTATTACGCTCTCTACTGCCATCGGAATATCATTGATTATCTCGCTGACGTTAACCCCGATGATGTGCGCGCATTTACTGAAAAAACGTGGCTCTGCTAATACCAAGCAACGAGGATTTGGACGCGTTCTTATTCGGTTACAAGAAAGTTACGCCGTCACGTTAAATTGGGTGCTATCTCATCGTCGCAGTGTACTGGCGGTGCTGATTGCGGCAATTGGCTTGAATGTTTATCTGTATATTTCGATCCCTAAAGCCTTTTTCCCTGAGCAAGATACAGGGCGTTTACTGGGATTCGTTCGAGCAGACCAAAGCATCTCATTCCAGTCAATGAAGCAAAAAATGACCAGCTTTATGCAGCAAGTGAAAGCGGATCCTGCCGTGGATAGCGTCACTGGATTTACGGGCGGCAGCCGCGTCAACAGCGGTTCTATGTTTATCTCCTTAAAACCACTGGATGAGCGCAAAGAGAGTGCCAACAGCGTGATTAATCGCTTGCGCATGAAACTGGCGAACGAACCCGGTGCCAACTTATTTATGATGCCCGTTCAAGATATTCGCGTGGGCGGACGCCAATCCGAAGCCAGCTATCAATTCACCCTGTTAGCCGACGAGCTGGATGCATTACGTTCATGGGAGCCCGCTATTCGCCGAGCGCTGGGGGATTTGCCTCAATTAACCGATGTGAACTCTGATAAAGAAGATAAAGGCGCGGAGATGGCATTAACCTATGACCGCGATTTGATGGCGCAACTGGGTATCGATGTGCGTGATGCGAACAACCTGCTCAACAACGCCTTTGGTCAACGTCAAATTTCCACCATTTATGAAGCCATGAACCAATATAAAGTGGTGATGGAAGTGGCGCCGGAATATACCCAAGACGTCAGTTCGCTGGATAAAATGTTTGTGGTGAATAAACAGGGAGAAGCTATTCCCCTCTCCTATTTTGCCCGCTGGCAACCCGCCAATGCACCTTTAAGTGTTAACCACCAAGGGTTATCAGCCGCGTCTACTATTTCCTTTAACGTGGCAGACGGTTATACCTTAAACGATGCGATTGTGGCGGTGGAAAAAACCATGACCGCTTTAGGCGTTCCATCGACGGTACGCGGTACTTTCGCAGGAACAGCGCAAGTTTTCCAAGATACCTTAAAATCTCAGTTATTTTTAATCTTAGCGGCGATTGTCACGGTCTATTTGGTACTGGGTATTTTGTATGAAAGCTATATTCACCCACTCACCATTCTGTCGACACTGCCATCCGCAGGTGTCGGCGCGTTATTAGCCTTGGAATTATTTGATACGCCATTTAGCCTAATTGCCTTAATCGGCATTATGTTGCTTATCGGGATTGTGATGAAAAACGCCATTATCATGGTAGATTTTGCCCTTCAAGCCCAACGCAATGCGAACTTATCGGCGAAAGAAGCTATTTTACGCGCGAGCCTGCTGCGCTTTAGACCGATTTTAATGACGACCCTTGCCGCGATTTTTGGGGCGCTCCCTTTGATGCTAGGTACAGGTGATGGCGCAGAATTACGCCAACCACTGGGGATCGCAATTGTTGGTGGTTTGGTCATGAGCCAGTTGCTGACGCTATTTACCACCCCAGTGGTGTATCTCAGTTTTGATAGTCTGAGACAGCGGTTTTCACGCAAAGCGCCTTCAATGCAGGAGAAATCCCATGAAGCTTAA
- a CDS encoding MdtB/MuxB family multidrug efflux RND transporter permease subunit has translation MQPDTHKGGGPSRLFILRPVATTLFMVAILLAGIIGYRFLPVSALPEVDYPTIQVVTLYPGASPDVMTSAITAPLETQFGQMSGLQQMSSRSSGGASVITLMFQLSLPLDVAEQEVQAAINSATSLLPSDLPYPPIYNKVNPADPPVLTLAVTSNAMPLTQVQDIIETRVAQKISQVTGVGLVTLAGGQRPAVRVNLNPQAMAAKGLDSETIRTAINNANVNSAKGSFDGPTRSVTLSANDQMKSLEDYRKLIVAFQNGAPVRLGDIATIEQGAENAYLGAWANSQQAIVINVQRQPGANVISTTDTIRALLPELIESLPASVNVDILTDRTSTIRASVNDVQFELMLAIALVVMVIYLFLRNGIATLIPGIAVPLSLVGTFAVMYFCGFSVNNLTLMALTIATGFVVDDAIVVIENISRYLEQGDKPVVAALKGAGEIGFTIISLTFSLVAVLIPLLFMGDIVGRLFREFAITLAVAILISAVVSLTLTPMMCARLLKPESQHKHNRFEIACERFFEWMIAGYGVWLKRILNHQWLTLCVALGTLVLTVLLYMWIPKGFFPLQDSGIIQGTIESRQSISFAAMSKKQQEVAGIILADPAVENVTTYVGIDGNNATLNNARIQITLKPLDERDDRVPTIIPRLQQATSGIAGVNLYLQPSQDLTIDTQVSRTPYQFTLQAGSLDELSTWVPKLQEALSQQPELIDVSSDWQDKGLVAYVNVDRDTASRFGITMSNIDNALYNAFGQRMISTIYTQANQYRVILEHNTQTRDGMDALNDIRLKGTDGAIVPLNTLVNIQEGYGPLAINHLDQFPSVTFSFDVAGDSSLEEAVNAVKLAEKQIAMPKSITTQFQGATLAFEAALSSTVWLIFAAIIAMYIVLGILYESFIHPITILSTLPTAGVGALLALMMAGNELDVIAIIGIILLIGIVKKNAIMMIDFALAAEREQGLSPYDAIYQACLLRFRPILMTTMAALLGALPLMLSTGVGAELRQPLGVCMVGGLIMSQILTLFTTPVIYLMFDRLAHRFNRREHKVQES, from the coding sequence ATGCAGCCGGATACTCATAAAGGCGGTGGCCCATCCCGCCTCTTCATTCTGCGCCCTGTTGCAACCACCTTATTTATGGTGGCGATTTTGCTCGCGGGGATCATCGGTTATCGGTTTTTACCTGTATCAGCATTACCGGAAGTTGACTACCCAACCATTCAGGTGGTGACCTTATATCCTGGTGCCAGCCCTGATGTAATGACATCGGCTATCACTGCACCGCTAGAAACTCAATTTGGTCAAATGTCTGGTTTGCAACAGATGTCATCTCGCAGCTCTGGCGGCGCGTCGGTGATCACCTTAATGTTCCAGCTCTCTTTGCCTCTCGATGTGGCAGAGCAAGAGGTTCAAGCAGCGATTAACTCTGCCACTAGCTTGCTGCCCTCCGATTTGCCGTATCCACCGATTTACAACAAAGTAAACCCTGCGGATCCGCCCGTTTTAACGCTCGCCGTCACCTCCAATGCGATGCCGTTAACGCAGGTACAAGATATTATTGAAACCCGCGTGGCGCAGAAAATTTCCCAAGTGACTGGGGTCGGCTTAGTCACCTTAGCGGGGGGGCAACGCCCTGCTGTACGCGTCAATCTTAATCCGCAAGCCATGGCGGCAAAAGGATTAGACAGCGAAACCATTCGCACCGCTATCAATAATGCCAACGTCAACTCTGCAAAAGGGAGTTTTGATGGTCCAACCCGCTCTGTAACGTTATCTGCCAATGACCAGATGAAATCCCTTGAGGATTACCGCAAGTTGATTGTGGCTTTCCAAAATGGCGCCCCTGTTCGTTTGGGAGATATTGCCACCATTGAACAAGGCGCTGAGAACGCCTATCTCGGTGCATGGGCCAATAGCCAACAAGCAATTGTCATTAACGTTCAGCGCCAACCTGGCGCTAACGTGATTAGCACCACGGATACTATCCGCGCGTTGTTGCCTGAATTGATTGAAAGCTTACCAGCATCCGTTAACGTGGATATTTTGACCGACCGTACCAGCACCATTCGCGCCTCTGTCAATGATGTTCAATTCGAATTAATGCTCGCTATCGCCCTCGTGGTGATGGTGATTTACCTATTTCTACGTAATGGTATTGCGACGCTGATCCCCGGCATCGCCGTACCTTTATCGTTAGTTGGCACCTTTGCCGTCATGTATTTTTGTGGTTTTTCCGTCAATAACCTCACCTTGATGGCACTCACCATCGCCACGGGATTCGTGGTGGATGACGCCATCGTGGTGATTGAAAACATTTCTCGCTATCTCGAACAAGGGGATAAGCCGGTTGTTGCCGCCTTAAAAGGCGCAGGAGAAATCGGTTTTACCATTATCTCCCTGACCTTCTCTTTGGTTGCCGTACTGATCCCGCTGCTGTTTATGGGGGATATTGTCGGGCGCCTATTCCGTGAGTTTGCGATTACGTTGGCGGTGGCAATTCTGATCTCTGCGGTGGTATCCCTCACCCTCACCCCAATGATGTGCGCCCGCTTACTCAAACCGGAATCTCAGCATAAACATAACCGCTTTGAAATCGCCTGTGAGCGTTTTTTTGAGTGGATGATTGCGGGTTATGGTGTTTGGCTAAAACGCATTCTTAACCACCAATGGTTAACTCTGTGTGTCGCGCTGGGAACCTTGGTACTTACTGTGCTGCTGTATATGTGGATCCCGAAAGGGTTCTTCCCACTGCAAGATAGCGGAATCATTCAAGGCACAATTGAAAGTCGCCAATCCATTTCGTTTGCCGCGATGTCGAAGAAACAGCAAGAAGTGGCGGGCATTATTCTGGCAGATCCGGCGGTTGAGAACGTTACCACCTATGTCGGTATCGATGGTAACAATGCCACTCTGAATAACGCCCGTATTCAAATCACATTGAAGCCCCTTGATGAACGCGACGATCGTGTTCCTACGATTATTCCTCGCTTACAACAAGCCACCAGCGGCATTGCAGGGGTTAATCTTTACTTGCAACCGTCACAGGATTTAACCATTGATACGCAGGTTTCCCGTACCCCGTATCAATTTACGCTGCAAGCAGGTTCTCTGGATGAGCTCAGCACTTGGGTACCAAAATTGCAGGAAGCCTTAAGTCAGCAACCTGAATTGATTGATGTCAGCAGCGATTGGCAAGACAAAGGTTTAGTGGCGTATGTGAATGTGGATCGGGATACCGCGAGCCGTTTTGGTATTACTATGTCGAATATCGATAACGCTCTGTATAACGCATTTGGTCAGCGTATGATCTCCACCATTTACACCCAAGCTAACCAGTATCGCGTGATTTTAGAGCACAATACCCAAACCCGTGATGGAATGGATGCGCTCAATGATATTCGCTTGAAAGGTACTGATGGCGCCATTGTTCCACTAAATACCCTTGTGAATATTCAAGAAGGCTATGGACCTTTGGCGATTAATCACCTTGATCAATTCCCGTCAGTCACGTTCTCTTTTGATGTAGCGGGAGATTCTTCATTAGAAGAGGCGGTCAATGCGGTGAAACTGGCTGAAAAACAGATAGCGATGCCAAAATCGATAACGACACAATTCCAAGGCGCCACCCTCGCCTTTGAAGCAGCGCTGAGTAGCACCGTTTGGCTGATTTTTGCTGCTATTATCGCCATGTATATCGTGCTGGGTATTCTATACGAAAGCTTTATTCACCCAATCACTATTTTGTCCACTTTGCCGACCGCTGGTGTGGGGGCTCTGCTCGCACTCATGATGGCGGGCAATGAGCTCGATGTTATCGCCATTATCGGGATTATTTTGCTGATCGGGATTGTGAAAAAGAACGCCATTATGATGATTGACTTTGCTCTCGCCGCAGAGCGTGAACAAGGTTTATCCCCGTATGATGCGATCTATCAGGCCTGTTTACTGCGTTTTCGCCCGATCCTGATGACCACCATGGCTGCGTTGCTTGGTGCGCTGCCACTGATGCTCAGTACCGGTGTCGGAGCAGAACTGCGTCAACCACTGGGGGTCTGTATGGTGGGCGGGCTGATCATGAGCCAGATTTTAACTCTGTTCACCACGCCTGTAATTTACCTGATGTTTGACCGTTTAGCCCATCGCTTCAATCGCCGTGAGCACAAGGTACAGGAGTCTTAA
- the baeR gene encoding two-component system response regulator BaeR: protein MPDSPLLGANSAHVLIVEDEPKLGQLLFDYLQAAGYVPALLMRGDEVIPYVQKHFPDLILLDLMLPGLDGISVCRELRRFSDVPVIMVTAKTEEIDRLLGLEIGADDYVCKPFSPREVVARVKTILRRCQKAPSSTGSQETQLIIDENAFQVRYGDKLLELTPAEFRLLKFLSDNAGTVFSRDQLLDILYDDHRVVTDRTIDSHVKNLRRKLESLDDEKTFIRSIYGLGYRWDDI from the coding sequence TTGCCTGATTCCCCTTTATTGGGAGCCAATAGCGCCCATGTTCTGATTGTTGAAGATGAACCCAAACTTGGACAATTACTGTTTGATTATCTGCAAGCGGCAGGCTATGTTCCCGCCTTGCTGATGCGTGGTGATGAAGTGATCCCCTATGTACAAAAGCACTTTCCTGACCTGATTTTATTAGATTTGATGTTGCCGGGACTCGATGGCATTTCAGTCTGCCGTGAACTGCGTAGATTCAGCGACGTTCCTGTGATTATGGTGACGGCTAAAACGGAAGAAATTGACCGTTTATTAGGGTTAGAAATTGGTGCCGATGACTACGTTTGTAAGCCCTTTAGTCCGCGAGAAGTGGTTGCCCGAGTGAAAACGATTTTGCGCCGTTGCCAAAAAGCCCCTTCGTCTACAGGTAGCCAAGAGACTCAACTGATTATCGATGAAAATGCGTTCCAAGTCCGTTATGGCGATAAATTACTGGAATTAACCCCCGCGGAATTTCGCCTACTAAAGTTTTTGTCTGATAACGCAGGTACGGTGTTTTCTCGGGATCAATTACTGGATATTTTGTATGACGACCATCGCGTGGTCACCGATAGAACCATTGATAGCCACGTCAAAAATTTACGCCGTAAGCTCGAATCGTTGGATGACGAAAAAACCTTTATCCGCTCCATCTATGGTTTAGGCTATCGTTGGGACGACATCTAA
- a CDS encoding MdtA/MuxA family multidrug efflux RND transporter periplasmic adaptor subunit: MTTQKRRTILTRSALFVALLAAAGATWYVYHKNNQNEVPTTASATQDGQGKKAGGRPMRPLAPVQFATAQEKVVPRFLSGLGTVQAANMVTVTSRVEGQLMNIYFTEGQSVKAGDLLAQIDPRPFEVQLAQAEGQLAKDKATLANARLDLTRYQKLAGTKVISQQELDNQRATVLQAEGSIKVDQAAVDNAKLQLTYSKITAPISGRIGLKQVDVGNFISSGTSTPIVVITQTQPADVLFALPEGDIPAIQQAQAAGNKVLIEAWDRNNIAMIARGELLSTDNQIDPATGTLKIKARFTNEEQKLFPNQFVNVKMQVETLQNAVVIPTAALQMGNEGHYVWVLSDDDTVTKHLVTVGIQDSQQVVIESGLSANTKVITDGVDKLTDGAKVEVVNASTLEKKPASAEKKPRNSAEKA; encoded by the coding sequence ATGACGACACAGAAACGCCGTACAATTTTGACTCGCTCTGCCCTGTTTGTTGCTCTGTTAGCTGCGGCTGGCGCAACCTGGTATGTCTACCATAAAAATAACCAAAATGAAGTACCAACCACAGCCAGTGCAACTCAAGATGGACAAGGGAAAAAAGCAGGTGGAAGACCAATGCGCCCACTTGCACCCGTTCAATTTGCCACTGCCCAAGAAAAAGTCGTTCCGCGCTTCCTATCCGGTTTAGGTACTGTACAGGCTGCTAACATGGTGACGGTCACTAGCCGAGTTGAAGGTCAATTAATGAATATCTACTTCACCGAAGGGCAATCCGTTAAAGCGGGTGATTTACTCGCGCAAATTGACCCACGTCCTTTTGAAGTGCAACTTGCTCAAGCGGAAGGTCAATTAGCTAAAGATAAAGCGACTTTAGCCAATGCTCGATTAGACCTGACCCGCTACCAAAAACTGGCGGGAACCAAAGTCATCTCCCAACAAGAGCTGGATAACCAGCGGGCTACTGTGTTACAAGCCGAGGGTAGCATCAAAGTTGACCAAGCCGCGGTTGATAACGCCAAGCTGCAACTCACCTACAGTAAAATTACCGCCCCTATTTCTGGACGCATCGGTTTAAAACAAGTGGATGTGGGTAACTTTATCTCTTCAGGGACTTCCACGCCGATTGTGGTGATCACCCAAACACAACCTGCTGACGTGCTATTTGCTTTACCTGAAGGCGACATTCCTGCAATCCAGCAAGCACAAGCAGCAGGAAATAAAGTCCTGATTGAAGCGTGGGATCGTAATAACATTGCTATGATTGCGCGCGGTGAATTACTGAGTACCGATAACCAAATTGATCCAGCAACCGGTACACTGAAAATCAAAGCACGCTTTACTAACGAAGAGCAAAAACTGTTCCCGAACCAGTTTGTGAACGTCAAAATGCAGGTAGAGACCTTACAAAATGCTGTCGTGATCCCAACTGCTGCCCTGCAAATGGGGAATGAAGGTCACTATGTTTGGGTATTGAGCGACGATGATACCGTGACGAAACACCTTGTGACGGTGGGCATTCAAGACAGCCAACAAGTCGTGATTGAAAGCGGTTTATCCGCCAATACAAAAGTCATTACCGATGGCGTCGATAAGCTAACAGACGGCGCGAAAGTTGAAGTGGTCAACGCTTCAACCCTTGAAAAGAAACCCGCTTCCGCTGAGAAAAAACCTCGCAATAGCGCGGAGAAAGCCTAA